The Candidatus Zixiibacteriota bacterium genome includes the window TCGGCTAGATGACAGCGGGCGACAAATCAATGCGACCCGGAGCGCTCAGATCATCAATTTCCCGGTTGACTCCGTATCTTGCCGGCGTTAAGTTGGCTCAAGATTTGCGCCCGAGGCCGCCGTCCGTGCGGTAGGGAGCAAGATATGTCCGGCGACAAGGCGATTCTGATCCGCAACCTCGATAAAGGTCCCGAAGTCCGCCACGGTCGAAGCGGCGGCGTCTCGCCACCTCTGAACAACGGAACGAGAGCGACTGCAGGCGGCAAGAGCGAACCGAGTGGCATAACATCGTCGTTCGATGCAAACAGGCCGGAGCCCGCGGTCAATACTTTTTTTCCCATCCTGGACTGAGTCAACCGGGTTCCATTTCACCTTGCGAGGCCAGCCATGGACCGCGCGCCGCTTCAACAGATCGATGTCGATGCCGCGCTGCGCACCATCGTCGAAGGCACGGCCACAGAGACCGGTGAGCAGTTTTTTCGAGCCTTGGTCAGGAGCCTCGCCGCGGTCCTCGGCACCCACGGCGCCTGGGTCACGGAATATTTCCCCGAAGCGCGACGGCTCAAAGCGTTGGCTTTCTGGATGGACACCCAGTGGCTGGAGGGGTGGGAAATGGTGATCGACGGCACGCCCTGCGAGCGGGTGATCCACGAGCGCTGCTTGATCCACATTCCCGACAACCTGCTCCATCTCTACGGCGATGATCCCGACGTGCGAGCCACGGGCGCGGCGAGCTACATGGGCATGCCGCTGCTCGACCTCGACGGCAGATGTCTCGGCCATCTGGCGGTGCTCGACAAGCGGCCCATGCCCGCCGAGCCGCGGGCCCAGGCGCTGTTTCACATCTTCGCCGCCCGCGCCGCTGCCGAGCTGCGCCGCCTGCGCGCCGAGCGGCAGGTGCTAGAACGGGAGCAGAAGCTTGCTCGATTGCTGGGCAGCGCCATGGACGCGATCATCGAATTGGATCGCCATCTCCGAGTCACCCAGATGAATCCAGCGGCGGAAAAAGTCTTCGGTTGCGCCGCCGTGGAAGCCGCGGGGCAGACGTTTACCCAATTCCTGACGCCGGAGTCGCGCGAGAAATTCGCCCGCCTGATCATCGACCTGGATACCCGGTCGGACGGGCAGCGCTGTTTATGGATCGCCGGAGGGCTCAACGCCCGGTCCAGAAGCGGCGATCAATTCAGCGCGGAGGCCACCCTCTCGCGGTTCGACCTTGAGCGCGAGCCGTTCTACACGCTCATCCTTCGAAACGTCAACGAACGGCTGGAGGCCGAGCGAAAAATCCAATCGCTTACCGTCGAGACCGAGTACCTGCGCGAAGAGCTGAAGTCGCTCATCGGCGCGGACGAAATCATCGGGCGGAGCGAGGCGCTGCTGAGGGTTTTGGGCGACGTCAAAGAGGTCGCGACGACCGACGCCACCGTGCTGATTCTCGGCGAGACCGGCACGGGAAAAGAGCTGATCGCGCGGGCGATTCATGCGGCGAGCCGCCGGCGCGACCGGCCGTTGATCAAAGTCAATTGCGCGGCGATCCCGGCCGCTTTGATCGAGAGCGAGTTCTTCGGCCACGAGCAGGGTGCTTTCACCGGGGCGACCAAGAGGCGCGACGGGCGCTTCGCGCTGGCGCACGGCGGGACGATCTTTCTCGACGAAGTGGGCGAGCTGCCGTTGGACCTCCAGTCCAAGCTCCTGCGCGTTCTTCAAGAAGGCGAGTTCGAGCCGGTCGGCAGCTCGCAGACGCGCAAGGTGGACGTGCGGGTGATCGCGGCCACCAACCGCGAGTTGGACAAATTGGTCCGCGAAGGCAAATTCCGCGAGGACCTGTTCTACCGGCTGAACGTCTTTCCGATCAAGGTGCCGGCGCTGCGCGAGCGGCGCGAAGACATCTCGGTTCTCGCCAACGCGTTCGCGCGGAAGTTTGCCCGGCGGATGGGCCGCCGCCTGGAGCCGATCTCCGAAGACTGCTTCCGGCGACTTGAGGCCTATCCCTGGCCGGGCAACGTACGCGAGCTGCAAAACATCATTGAGAGGGCCGTTATCACTTCGCGCGACGGACGGCTTAATTTG containing:
- a CDS encoding sigma 54-interacting transcriptional regulator, producing the protein MDRAPLQQIDVDAALRTIVEGTATETGEQFFRALVRSLAAVLGTHGAWVTEYFPEARRLKALAFWMDTQWLEGWEMVIDGTPCERVIHERCLIHIPDNLLHLYGDDPDVRATGAASYMGMPLLDLDGRCLGHLAVLDKRPMPAEPRAQALFHIFAARAAAELRRLRAERQVLEREQKLARLLGSAMDAIIELDRHLRVTQMNPAAEKVFGCAAVEAAGQTFTQFLTPESREKFARLIIDLDTRSDGQRCLWIAGGLNARSRSGDQFSAEATLSRFDLEREPFYTLILRNVNERLEAERKIQSLTVETEYLREELKSLIGADEIIGRSEALLRVLGDVKEVATTDATVLILGETGTGKELIARAIHAASRRRDRPLIKVNCAAIPAALIESEFFGHEQGAFTGATKRRDGRFALAHGGTIFLDEVGELPLDLQSKLLRVLQEGEFEPVGSSQTRKVDVRVIAATNRELDKLVREGKFREDLFYRLNVFPIKVPALRERREDISVLANAFARKFARRMGRRLEPISEDCFRRLEAYPWPGNVRELQNIIERAVITSRDGRLNLDRALPESATAPATAATESAGGQRVRTARELEELERQNIIAALETADWKISGPNGAAQLLGLKPTTLSSRMKILGIERKR